A region of uncultured Draconibacterium sp. DNA encodes the following proteins:
- a CDS encoding DPP IV N-terminal domain-containing protein yields the protein MKHFLSVLLVVLFAFAGSAQITKEDYAKADSVMKLSELVYNQVTQITWIDSSSVFWYRIKTRDGMKYQLVDAQKGSKKLAFETDKLVEALNQELDKEISAKDLVLHDLKFDTDKKTIHFNFKKAYWTCELKKYELKKDSVEKERNGNRYWGGFFDEKGNDPVPSPDGKWEAFIRESNVFIKNKETNKEFRLSYDGAPGDFYSSYFSWSPDSKKLAVNKVRDAEKREIFFVESSPKDQLQPILHKRDYRKPGDAMPIKHPALFDVESKKQIPVNTDAFEHQFNLTNPRWTEDASAFTFEFNQRGHQAYKVVKVDGESGNVNVLIDEQSKTFIDYSGKRYRYDLEESNEIIWASERDGWNHLYLIDSKTGRVKNQITKGEWVVRDVIKIDDENRIMFFYGSGRNADEDPYYLHCYKVNFDGSELIDLTPEKMNHDVSFSKDMSYFTDTYSTVEMPPFTVVRSAEDGKVLVELERTDISSLLEKGWRAPEPFVAKARDGKTDIWGNIYRPTNFDENKTYPIIEYIYAGPHSSFAQKSFRPVSSSFSSLAELGFIIVQMDGMGTSNRSKAFQDVCWKNLKDAGFPDRILWIKAAAEKYSYMDTTRVGLFGGSAGGQSTLAGLLFHPEFYKAGVSSCGCHDNRMDKIWWNEQWMGYPIGPEYAECSNVENADKLQGKLMLIVGEMDDNVDPASTMQVADALIKAKKDFELVVLPGTNHTLGGTYGEQKRRDFFVRNFLRQKTPDWNAKTSN from the coding sequence ATGAAGCACTTTTTATCCGTTTTGTTAGTAGTTCTGTTTGCTTTTGCAGGATCAGCACAAATCACAAAAGAAGACTACGCAAAAGCCGATTCAGTGATGAAACTGAGCGAGTTGGTGTACAACCAGGTGACACAAATTACCTGGATCGATTCATCGTCGGTATTCTGGTACCGTATAAAAACGCGCGACGGAATGAAGTATCAACTGGTTGATGCGCAAAAAGGATCAAAAAAGCTTGCTTTTGAAACTGATAAACTGGTTGAAGCGCTGAATCAGGAGCTGGATAAAGAAATCTCAGCAAAAGATCTGGTTTTACACGATCTGAAATTTGATACCGATAAAAAGACAATTCATTTTAATTTCAAAAAGGCTTACTGGACATGTGAGCTGAAAAAATATGAGTTAAAGAAAGACTCGGTTGAAAAAGAACGCAATGGCAATCGTTATTGGGGAGGTTTTTTCGATGAAAAAGGAAACGACCCGGTGCCTTCTCCTGATGGGAAATGGGAAGCTTTTATTAGAGAGAGCAACGTTTTTATTAAAAATAAGGAAACAAACAAGGAGTTTCGCTTGAGTTATGACGGAGCACCCGGCGATTTTTATTCGTCGTATTTTTCGTGGTCGCCCGATTCGAAAAAGCTGGCGGTAAACAAAGTACGCGATGCTGAAAAACGCGAGATCTTTTTTGTTGAGTCGTCGCCAAAAGATCAGTTGCAGCCTATTTTGCACAAACGCGATTACCGCAAACCCGGTGATGCCATGCCAATAAAACATCCGGCTTTATTTGATGTGGAAAGCAAAAAACAGATACCGGTAAATACCGATGCTTTTGAGCATCAGTTTAACCTCACCAACCCAAGATGGACAGAGGATGCTTCGGCTTTTACTTTTGAATTTAACCAACGTGGTCATCAGGCCTATAAAGTAGTTAAGGTAGATGGCGAAAGTGGCAATGTTAACGTGCTGATCGATGAACAAAGCAAAACATTTATCGATTACAGCGGAAAACGTTATCGTTACGATTTGGAGGAAAGCAATGAAATTATCTGGGCATCGGAACGTGATGGCTGGAATCATCTCTACCTGATCGATTCAAAAACCGGTAGGGTGAAAAATCAGATCACAAAAGGAGAGTGGGTGGTTCGGGATGTTATAAAAATTGACGACGAAAATCGTATTATGTTTTTTTACGGATCGGGCAGAAACGCGGATGAAGACCCGTATTATCTGCATTGCTACAAGGTAAATTTTGATGGTAGCGAATTAATTGATCTGACGCCCGAAAAAATGAACCACGATGTGTCATTCTCTAAAGATATGAGCTATTTTACCGATACCTATTCTACCGTTGAAATGCCTCCATTTACAGTGGTACGTAGTGCCGAAGACGGAAAAGTGTTGGTGGAGTTAGAAAGAACCGATATTTCATCGTTGTTAGAAAAAGGTTGGAGAGCTCCTGAGCCGTTTGTGGCAAAAGCCCGCGATGGGAAAACGGATATCTGGGGAAATATTTATCGCCCAACGAACTTCGACGAAAACAAAACATACCCGATAATCGAATACATTTACGCGGGACCACATAGCTCATTTGCTCAAAAAAGTTTCAGGCCTGTAAGTTCATCATTCTCAAGTCTTGCAGAATTAGGTTTTATAATTGTGCAAATGGACGGAATGGGAACCTCGAACCGCTCAAAAGCTTTTCAGGATGTATGTTGGAAAAACCTGAAAGATGCCGGTTTCCCCGATCGTATTTTATGGATAAAAGCTGCCGCCGAAAAATATAGTTACATGGATACTACTCGTGTTGGTTTATTTGGTGGTTCGGCTGGCGGACAAAGCACTTTGGCCGGACTGTTATTTCATCCTGAGTTTTACAAAGCCGGTGTTTCGTCGTGCGGATGCCACGATAACCGGATGGACAAAATCTGGTGGAACGAACAATGGATGGGTTACCCTATTGGGCCCGAATATGCTGAATGTTCGAATGTGGAAAACGCTGACAAACTGCAAGGAAAATTAATGCTGATTGTTGGAGAAATGGACGATAATGTTGATCCGGCATCAACAATGCAGGTTGCCGATGCGCTGATAAAAGCTAAAAAAGATTTTGAACTCGTCGTGCTGCCCGGAACAAATCATACGCTTGGCGGAACCTATGGCGAGCAAAAACGCCGCGATTTTTTTGTTCGTAATTTTTTAAGGCAGAAAACTCCGGATTGGAATGCTAAAACATCAAATTAG